From a single Equus asinus isolate D_3611 breed Donkey chromosome 2, EquAss-T2T_v2, whole genome shotgun sequence genomic region:
- the TGM1 gene encoding protein-glutamine gamma-glutamyltransferase K, whose product MTDGPRSDVGRWGGNAWQPPTTPSPEPEPEPDSRSRRGGRSFWARCCGCCSCRNDDDWGREPYRDRGSGSRGRGSRSGGRRPDSRGSDSRQPGSRGSGVNAAGDGTIREGMLVVTGVDLLSSRSDQNRREHHTDEFEYDELIVRRGQPFHMVLLLSRPYESSDHIALELLIGNNPEVGKGTHVIIPVGKGGSGGWKAQVTKANGQNLNLRVHTSPNAIIGKFQFTVRTRTEAGEFQLPFDPHNEIYILFNPWCPEDIVYVDHEDWRQEYVLNESGRIYYGTEAQIGERTWNYGQFDHGVLDACLYILDRRGMPYGGRGDPVNVSRVISAMVNSLDDNGVLIGNWSGDYSRGTNPSAWVGSVEILLSYLRTGYSVPYGQCWVFAGVTTTVLRCLGLAARTVTNFNSAHDTDTSLTMDIYFDENMKPLEHLNHDSVWNFHVWNDCWMKRPDLPSGFDGWQVVDATPQETSSGIFCCGPCSVESIKNGLVYMKYDTPFIFAEVNSDKVYWQRQDDGSFKIVYVEEKAIGTLIITKAIGSNMREDVTHIYKHPEGSEAERKAVETAAAHGSKPNVYANRDTAEDVAMQVEAQDAVMGQDLTVSVVLTNRGSSRRTVKLHLYLSVTFYTGVTGSVFKESKKEVVLQPGASDRVAMPVAYTEYKPHLVDQGAMLLNVSGHVKESGQVLAKQHTFRLRTPDLSLSLLGAAVVGQECEVQIVFKNPLPVTLTNVVFRLEGSGLQRPKILNVGDIGGNETVTLRQTFVPVRPGPRQLIASLDSPQLSQVHGVIQVDVAPAPGSGSFFSDARGNSRSGETIPMASRGGA is encoded by the exons ATGACGGATGGTCCTCGTTCAGACGTGGGCCGCTGGGGCGGGAACGCTTGGCAGCCCCCCACCACGCCTTCTCCGGAGCCGGAGCCAGAACCAGACAGTCGTTCTCGCCGAGGAGGCCGTTCCTTCTGGGCTcgctgctgtggctgctgctccTGCCGGAATGATGACGACTGGGGGCGTGAGCCCTATAGAGACCGAGGATCTGGCTCCAGAGGTCGAGGGTCCCGTTCTGGAGGTCGAAGACCTGACTCCCGGGGCTCTGACTCCCGCCAGCCTGGCTCCCGGGGCAGCGGTGTGAACGCAGCTGGCGATGGCACCATCCGAG AGGGCATGCTGGTGGTGACTGGCGTGGATCTGCTGAGTTCACGCTCGGACCAGAACCGCCGAGAGCACCACACGGATGAGTTCGAGTATGATGAGCTGATTGTGCGCCGCGGGCAGCCCTTCCACATGGTCCTCCTCCTGTCTCGTCCCTATGAGTCCTCCGATCATATTGCCCTGGAGCTGCTCATCG GAAACAACCCCGAGGTGGGCAAGGGCACCCACGTGATCATCCCAGTGGGCAAGGGGGGCAGTGGCGGCTGGAAGGCCCAGGTGACCAAGGCCAATGGGCAGAATCTGAACCTACGGGTCCACACTTCCCCCAACGCCATCATCGGCAAGTTTCAATTCACGGTCCGCACGCGCACAGAGGCTGGGGAGTTCCAGTTGCCCTTTGACCCCCACAACGAGATCTACATCCTCTTCAATCCCTGGTGCCCAG AGGACATCGTGTACGTGGACCATGAGGACTGGCGGCAGGAATATGTGCTTAATGAGTCTGGGAGAATTTACTATGGGACCGAAGCACAGATTGGCGAGAGGACCTGGAACTATGGCCAG tTTGACCACGGGGTGCTGGATGCCTGCCTGTACATCCTGGACCGGCGGGGCATGCCCTATGGAGGCCGTGGGGACCCGGTCAATGTCTCCCGGGTCATCTCTGCCATG GTGAACTCCTTGGATGACAATGGGGTCCTGATTGGGAACTGGTCTGGCGATTACTCCCGAGGCACCAACCCATCAGCATGGGTGGGCAGCGTGGAGATCCTACTCAGCTACCTCCGCACTGGCTATTCTGTCCCCTATGGCCAGTGCTGGGTCTTCGCCGGTGTGACCACCACAG TGCTGCGCTGCctgggcctggccgcccggacCGTCACCAACTTCAACTCGGCGCACGACACAGACACGTCCCTCACCATGGACATCTACTTTGACGAGAACATGAAGCCGCTCGAGCACCTGAACCATGATTCCGTCTG GAACTTCCACGTGTGGAACGACTGTTGGATGAAGAGGCCGGACCTGCCCTCAGGCTTCGATGGGTGGCAGGTTGTGGATGCTacaccccaggagaccagcaGTG GCATCTTCTGCTGTGGCCCCTGCTCCGTGGAGTCCATCAAGAACGGCCTGGTATACATGAAGTACGACACGCCCTTCATTTTTGCTGAG GTGAACAGTGACAAGGTTTACTGGCAGCGGCAGGACGATGGCAGCTTTAAGATTGTGTACGTGGAGGAGAAGGCCATTGGCACACTCATCATCACGAAAGCCATTGGCTCCAACATGCGGGAGGACGTCACCCACATCTATAAGCACCCAGAAG GCTCAGAAGCAGAGCGGAAGGCAGTGGAGACAGCAGCAGCCCACGGCAGCAAACCCAACGTGTATGCCAACCGGGACACGGCTGAGGACGTGGCCATGCAGGTGGAGGCACAGGACGCAGTGATGGGGCAGGACCTGACGGTCTCCGTGGTGCTGACCAATCGCGGCAGCAGCCGCCGCACCGTGAAGCTGCACCTCTACCTCTCAGTTACCTTCTACACTGGTGTCACCGGGTCCGTGTTCAAGGAGAGCAAGAAGGAAGTGGTGCTGCAGCCAGGGGCCT CGGACCGTGTGGCCATGCCTGTGGCCTACACGGAATACAAACCCCACCTCGTGGACCAGGGGGCCATGCTGCTCAACGTCTCTGGCCACGTCAAGGAGAGTGGGCAGGTGCTGGCCAAGCAGCATACCTTCCGTCTGCGTACCCCAGACCTCTCCCTCTCG CTGCTGGGAGCAGCTGTGGTTGGCCAGGAGTGCGAAGTGCAGATTGTCTTCAAGAACCCCCTGCCTGTCACCCTCACCAACGTCGTCTTCCGGCTCGAGGGCTCTGGGCTACAGAGACCCAAGATCCTCAACGTGGG
- the RABGGTA gene encoding geranylgeranyl transferase type-2 subunit alpha isoform X2, which yields MHGRLKVKTSEEQAEAKRLEREQKLKLYQSATQTVFQKRQAGELDESVLELTSQILGANPDFATLWNCRREVLQQLEAQKSPEELAALVKAELGFLESCLRVNPKSYGTWHHRCWLLGRLPEPNWARELELCARFLEVDERNFHCWDYRRFVAAQAAVPPAEELAFTDSLITRNFSNYSSWHYRSCLLPQLHPQPDFGPQGRLPEDVLLKELELVQNAFFTDPNDQSAWFYHRWLLGRADPQDALRCLHVSRDEACLTVSFSRPLLVGSGTLLLMVDESPLAVEWRTPDGRNRPSHVWLCDLPAASLNDQLPQHTFRVIWTAGDAQKECVLLKGRQETWCRDSATDQQLFRCELSVEKSTVLQSELESCKELQELEPENKWCLLTIILLMRALDPLLYEKETLQYFQTLKAVDPMRAAYLDDLRSKFLLENSVLKMEYAEVRVLHLGHKLLLVTHLDLSHNRLRALPPALAALRCLEVLQANDNAIESLDGVTNLPRLQELSLCNNRLQQPPALQPLASCPRLVLLNLQGNPLGQAVGISEHLAQLLPSVSSILT from the exons ATG CACGGGCGCCTGAAGGTGAAGACATCGGAAGAGCAGGCGGAGGCAAAAAGGCTAGAGCGGGAGCAGAAGCTGAAGCTATACCAGTCAGCCACCCAGACTGTCTTCCAGAAG CGCCAGGCTGGTGAGCTGGATGAGTCAGTGCTGGAACTAACAAGCCAGATTCTGGGAGCCAACCCTGACTTTGCTACCCTCTGGAATTGTCGACGAGAGGTGCTCCAGCAGCTGGAGGCCCAGAA GTCCCCAGAGGAGTTGGCTGCCCTGGTGAAGGCAGAACTGGGCTTCCTGGAGAGCTGCCTGAGGGTGAACCCCAAGTCCTATGGTACCTGGCACCACCGCTGCTGGCTGCTGGGCCGCCTGCCAGAGCCCAACTGGGCCCGGGAGCTGGAGTTGTGTGCCCGCTTCCTCGAGGTTGATGAGCGGAACT TTCACTGCTGGGACTACCGGCGTTTTGTGGCTGCACAGGCAGCTGTGCCCCCTGCTGAGGAGCTAGCCTTCACCGACAGCCTCATCACCCGAAACTTCTCTAACTACTCCTCCTGGCATTACCGCTCCTGCCTCTTGCCTCAGCTGCACCCCCAGCCAGACTTTGGGCCACAGGGTCGCCTCCCTGAGGATGTGCTGCTCAAAG AACTGGAGCTGGTGCAGAACGCCTTCTTCACTGACCCCAATGATCAGAGTGCCTGGTTCTACCACCGCTGGCTCCTGGGACGAG CTGACCCCCAGGATGCCCTGCGCTGCCTGCACGTGAGCCGGGACGAGGCTTGTCTGACTGTCTCCTTCTCTCGGCCCCTCCTA GTGGGCTCCGGGACCTTGCTGCTCATGGTTGATGAGTCACCCCTGGCTGTGGAGTGGAGGACCCCAGATGGCAGGAACCGGCCCAGCCATGTCTGG ctctgtgacctgcCCGCTGCCTCCCTCAACGACCAGCTACCCCAGCATACATTTCGTGTCATTTGGACAGCAGGCGATGCTCAGAAGGAGTGTGTGCTTTTAAAAG GCCGCCAGGAGACCTGGTGCCGGGACTCAGCCACAGATCAGCAGCTCTTCAG GTGTGAGCTGTCGGTGGAGAAGTCCACGGTGCTACAGTCTGAGCTTGAATCCTGTAAGGAGCTGCAGGAACTGGAACCTGAGAATAAAT ggTGCCTGCTCACTATCATCCTGCTGATGCGGGCGCTGGACCCCCTACTCTATGAAAAGGAGACGCTGCAGTACTTCCAGACCCTCAAG GCCGTGGACCCGATGCGGGCGGCATACCTGGACGACCTGCGCAGCAAGTTCCTGCTGGAGAACAGCGTGCTCAAGATGGAGTACGCCGAGGTGCGCGTGCTACACCTGGGGCACAAG CTGCTCTTGGTCACTCACCTTGACCTGTCGCACAATCGTCTCCgagccctgcccccagccctcgcCGCGCTGCGCTGCCTTGAG GTGCTTCAGGCCAACGATAACGCCATAGAGTCCCTGGACGGTGTCACTAACCTGCCCCGGCTGCAGGAGCTCTCACTGTGCAACAACC GCCTCCAGCAGCCTCCAGCGCTCCAGCCTCTTGCCTCCTGCCCCAGGCTGGTCCTCCTCAATCTGCAGGGCAATCCCCTGGGCCAAGCAGTGGGCATCTCAGAGCACCTGGCCCAGCTGCTGCCTTCGGTTAGCAGCATCCTCACCTAA
- the RABGGTA gene encoding geranylgeranyl transferase type-2 subunit alpha isoform X1, with translation MHGRLKVKTSEEQAEAKRLEREQKLKLYQSATQTVFQKRQAGELDESVLELTSQILGANPDFATLWNCRREVLQQLEAQKSPEELAALVKAELGFLESCLRVNPKSYGTWHHRCWLLGRLPEPNWARELELCARFLEVDERNFHCWDYRRFVAAQAAVPPAEELAFTDSLITRNFSNYSSWHYRSCLLPQLHPQPDFGPQGRLPEDVLLKELELVQNAFFTDPNDQSAWFYHRWLLGRADPQDALRCLHVSRDEACLTVSFSRPLLVGSGTLLLMVDESPLAVEWRTPDGRNRPSHVWLCDLPAASLNDQLPQHTFRVIWTAGDAQKECVLLKGRQETWCRDSATDQQLFRCELSVEKSTVLQSELESCKELQELEPENKWCLLTIILLMRALDPLLYEKETLQYFQTLKAVDPMRAAYLDDLRSKFLLENSVLKMEYAEVRVLHLGHKDLTVLCHLEQLLLVTHLDLSHNRLRALPPALAALRCLEVLQANDNAIESLDGVTNLPRLQELSLCNNRLQQPPALQPLASCPRLVLLNLQGNPLGQAVGISEHLAQLLPSVSSILT, from the exons ATG CACGGGCGCCTGAAGGTGAAGACATCGGAAGAGCAGGCGGAGGCAAAAAGGCTAGAGCGGGAGCAGAAGCTGAAGCTATACCAGTCAGCCACCCAGACTGTCTTCCAGAAG CGCCAGGCTGGTGAGCTGGATGAGTCAGTGCTGGAACTAACAAGCCAGATTCTGGGAGCCAACCCTGACTTTGCTACCCTCTGGAATTGTCGACGAGAGGTGCTCCAGCAGCTGGAGGCCCAGAA GTCCCCAGAGGAGTTGGCTGCCCTGGTGAAGGCAGAACTGGGCTTCCTGGAGAGCTGCCTGAGGGTGAACCCCAAGTCCTATGGTACCTGGCACCACCGCTGCTGGCTGCTGGGCCGCCTGCCAGAGCCCAACTGGGCCCGGGAGCTGGAGTTGTGTGCCCGCTTCCTCGAGGTTGATGAGCGGAACT TTCACTGCTGGGACTACCGGCGTTTTGTGGCTGCACAGGCAGCTGTGCCCCCTGCTGAGGAGCTAGCCTTCACCGACAGCCTCATCACCCGAAACTTCTCTAACTACTCCTCCTGGCATTACCGCTCCTGCCTCTTGCCTCAGCTGCACCCCCAGCCAGACTTTGGGCCACAGGGTCGCCTCCCTGAGGATGTGCTGCTCAAAG AACTGGAGCTGGTGCAGAACGCCTTCTTCACTGACCCCAATGATCAGAGTGCCTGGTTCTACCACCGCTGGCTCCTGGGACGAG CTGACCCCCAGGATGCCCTGCGCTGCCTGCACGTGAGCCGGGACGAGGCTTGTCTGACTGTCTCCTTCTCTCGGCCCCTCCTA GTGGGCTCCGGGACCTTGCTGCTCATGGTTGATGAGTCACCCCTGGCTGTGGAGTGGAGGACCCCAGATGGCAGGAACCGGCCCAGCCATGTCTGG ctctgtgacctgcCCGCTGCCTCCCTCAACGACCAGCTACCCCAGCATACATTTCGTGTCATTTGGACAGCAGGCGATGCTCAGAAGGAGTGTGTGCTTTTAAAAG GCCGCCAGGAGACCTGGTGCCGGGACTCAGCCACAGATCAGCAGCTCTTCAG GTGTGAGCTGTCGGTGGAGAAGTCCACGGTGCTACAGTCTGAGCTTGAATCCTGTAAGGAGCTGCAGGAACTGGAACCTGAGAATAAAT ggTGCCTGCTCACTATCATCCTGCTGATGCGGGCGCTGGACCCCCTACTCTATGAAAAGGAGACGCTGCAGTACTTCCAGACCCTCAAG GCCGTGGACCCGATGCGGGCGGCATACCTGGACGACCTGCGCAGCAAGTTCCTGCTGGAGAACAGCGTGCTCAAGATGGAGTACGCCGAGGTGCGCGTGCTACACCTGGGGCACAAG GATCTGACAGTGCTCTGCCATCTGGAACAGCTGCTCTTGGTCACTCACCTTGACCTGTCGCACAATCGTCTCCgagccctgcccccagccctcgcCGCGCTGCGCTGCCTTGAG GTGCTTCAGGCCAACGATAACGCCATAGAGTCCCTGGACGGTGTCACTAACCTGCCCCGGCTGCAGGAGCTCTCACTGTGCAACAACC GCCTCCAGCAGCCTCCAGCGCTCCAGCCTCTTGCCTCCTGCCCCAGGCTGGTCCTCCTCAATCTGCAGGGCAATCCCCTGGGCCAAGCAGTGGGCATCTCAGAGCACCTGGCCCAGCTGCTGCCTTCGGTTAGCAGCATCCTCACCTAA
- the RABGGTA gene encoding geranylgeranyl transferase type-2 subunit alpha isoform X3, whose translation MHGRLKVKTSEEQAEAKRLEREQKLKLYQSATQTVFQKRQAGELDESVLELTSQILGANPDFATLWNCRREVLQQLEAQKSPEELAALVKAELGFLESCLRVNPKSYGTWHHRCWLLGRLPEPNWARELELCARFLEVDERNFHCWDYRRFVAAQAAVPPAEELAFTDSLITRNFSNYSSWHYRSCLLPQLHPQPDFGPQGRLPEDVLLKELELVQNAFFTDPNDQSAWFYHRWLLGRADPQDALRCLHVSRDEACLTVSFSRPLLVGSGTLLLMVDESPLAVEWRTPDGRNRPSHVWLCDLPAASLNDQLPQHTFRVIWTAGDAQKECVLLKGRQETWCRDSATDQQLFRCELSVEKSTVLQSELESCKELQELEPENKWCLLTIILLMRALDPLLYEKETLQYFQTLKAVDPMRAAYLDDLRSKFLLENSVLKMEYAELLLVTHLDLSHNRLRALPPALAALRCLEVLQANDNAIESLDGVTNLPRLQELSLCNNRLQQPPALQPLASCPRLVLLNLQGNPLGQAVGISEHLAQLLPSVSSILT comes from the exons ATG CACGGGCGCCTGAAGGTGAAGACATCGGAAGAGCAGGCGGAGGCAAAAAGGCTAGAGCGGGAGCAGAAGCTGAAGCTATACCAGTCAGCCACCCAGACTGTCTTCCAGAAG CGCCAGGCTGGTGAGCTGGATGAGTCAGTGCTGGAACTAACAAGCCAGATTCTGGGAGCCAACCCTGACTTTGCTACCCTCTGGAATTGTCGACGAGAGGTGCTCCAGCAGCTGGAGGCCCAGAA GTCCCCAGAGGAGTTGGCTGCCCTGGTGAAGGCAGAACTGGGCTTCCTGGAGAGCTGCCTGAGGGTGAACCCCAAGTCCTATGGTACCTGGCACCACCGCTGCTGGCTGCTGGGCCGCCTGCCAGAGCCCAACTGGGCCCGGGAGCTGGAGTTGTGTGCCCGCTTCCTCGAGGTTGATGAGCGGAACT TTCACTGCTGGGACTACCGGCGTTTTGTGGCTGCACAGGCAGCTGTGCCCCCTGCTGAGGAGCTAGCCTTCACCGACAGCCTCATCACCCGAAACTTCTCTAACTACTCCTCCTGGCATTACCGCTCCTGCCTCTTGCCTCAGCTGCACCCCCAGCCAGACTTTGGGCCACAGGGTCGCCTCCCTGAGGATGTGCTGCTCAAAG AACTGGAGCTGGTGCAGAACGCCTTCTTCACTGACCCCAATGATCAGAGTGCCTGGTTCTACCACCGCTGGCTCCTGGGACGAG CTGACCCCCAGGATGCCCTGCGCTGCCTGCACGTGAGCCGGGACGAGGCTTGTCTGACTGTCTCCTTCTCTCGGCCCCTCCTA GTGGGCTCCGGGACCTTGCTGCTCATGGTTGATGAGTCACCCCTGGCTGTGGAGTGGAGGACCCCAGATGGCAGGAACCGGCCCAGCCATGTCTGG ctctgtgacctgcCCGCTGCCTCCCTCAACGACCAGCTACCCCAGCATACATTTCGTGTCATTTGGACAGCAGGCGATGCTCAGAAGGAGTGTGTGCTTTTAAAAG GCCGCCAGGAGACCTGGTGCCGGGACTCAGCCACAGATCAGCAGCTCTTCAG GTGTGAGCTGTCGGTGGAGAAGTCCACGGTGCTACAGTCTGAGCTTGAATCCTGTAAGGAGCTGCAGGAACTGGAACCTGAGAATAAAT ggTGCCTGCTCACTATCATCCTGCTGATGCGGGCGCTGGACCCCCTACTCTATGAAAAGGAGACGCTGCAGTACTTCCAGACCCTCAAG GCCGTGGACCCGATGCGGGCGGCATACCTGGACGACCTGCGCAGCAAGTTCCTGCTGGAGAACAGCGTGCTCAAGATGGAGTACGCCGAG CTGCTCTTGGTCACTCACCTTGACCTGTCGCACAATCGTCTCCgagccctgcccccagccctcgcCGCGCTGCGCTGCCTTGAG GTGCTTCAGGCCAACGATAACGCCATAGAGTCCCTGGACGGTGTCACTAACCTGCCCCGGCTGCAGGAGCTCTCACTGTGCAACAACC GCCTCCAGCAGCCTCCAGCGCTCCAGCCTCTTGCCTCCTGCCCCAGGCTGGTCCTCCTCAATCTGCAGGGCAATCCCCTGGGCCAAGCAGTGGGCATCTCAGAGCACCTGGCCCAGCTGCTGCCTTCGGTTAGCAGCATCCTCACCTAA